The Opisthocomus hoazin isolate bOpiHoa1 chromosome W, bOpiHoa1.hap1, whole genome shotgun sequence genome includes a region encoding these proteins:
- the LOC142365677 gene encoding uncharacterized protein LOC142365677 isoform X1, giving the protein MGNKQEELEAIVQQNSYNLVAITETWWDSSCDCHAVMDGYRLFRKDRPTRRGGGVVLYVREQLECIELCLGEDEERVESLWVRIKGQPHVGDVIVGVYYRPPDQEEEVDEAFYRQLQAASQSQALVLMGDLNHPDISWEDHTARHMQSRRLLQSIDDNFLMQVVEEPTRRGALLDLVLTNKEGLVEDVKVGGRLGCSDHEMVDFRILRGGSRAISRIKTLDLKRANCGVFKELVGGIPWARALEGRGVQECWSLFKHHVLHTQNLRIGASP; this is encoded by the coding sequence atgggcaataaacaggaggagctggaagccattgtacagcagaaCAGCTacaacttggttgccatcacagaaacgtggtgggacagctcgtgTGACtgtcatgctgtcatggatggctacagactctttaggaaagacaggccaacaaggagaggtggtggagttgttctgtatgtgagggagcaactggaatgcattgagctctgcctgggggaagatgaagaaagagttgagagcttatgggttagaattaagggacagcctcatgtgggtgatgttattgtgggtgtgtactacaggccacctgaccaggaggaggaggttgatgaggccttctacaggcagctgcaagcagcctcacagtcacaggccctggttctcatgggggacttgaaccaccctgacatcagctgggaagaccacacagccaggcacatgcagtccaggaggttactgcagagcatcgatgataactttctgatgcaggtggtggaggaaccaacaaggagaggtgctctgctggaccttgtattaacaaacaaggagggactggtggaggacgtgaaggttggaggtagactcggctgcagtgaccatgaaatggtggatttcaggatcctgcgtggaggaagcagggcgataagcaggatcaaaaccttggacctcaagaGAGCTAACTGTGGCGTCTTCAAGGAGCTcgttggaggaatcccgtgggccagggctctcgaaggcaggggggtccaagagtgctggtcgctgtttaaacatcacgtCCTCCATACTCAGAatctcaggatcggtgcatccccctga